The following proteins are co-located in the Camelina sativa cultivar DH55 chromosome 12, Cs, whole genome shotgun sequence genome:
- the LOC104732344 gene encoding uncharacterized protein LOC104732344, whose translation MEDTHTNKKTKQIQDPLAKEVIENSRKRMEEFRLSQPSADGDGLPTPIPAEMINKFVLEETPQTKGRIFGLGKVAKRLRTSSSPIDERNPELLRVLQEKDERIEALEKMMEKENEKNKLRDEELASFMAEMRSKFPVNSSS comes from the exons ATGGAAGACACCCACACCAACAAGAAGACCAAGCAAATTCAAGACCCCTTAGCTAAGGAAGTGATTGAAAATTCTCGTAAGAGGATGGAGGAGTTTAGATTATCCCAACCTTCAGCCGATGGTGATGGCTTACCAACACCAATCCCAGCTGAGATGATTAACAAGTTCGTTCTTGAG GAAACCCCACAAACCAAAGGTCGAATCTTTGGATTAGGAAAGGTGGCAAAAAGACTTCGTACTTCTTCGTCACCAATAGATGAGCGTAATCCAGAACTTCTTCGAGTCCTCCAAGAAAAAGATGAACGTATTGAAGCTCTTGAGAAGATgatggaaaaagaaaatgagaagaacaagCTGAGAGATGAGGAGCTTGCATCATTCATGGCAGAGATGCGATCAAAGTTCCCTGTGAATTCAAGCTCCTAG
- the LOC104732343 gene encoding pinoresinol reductase 2-like has translation MTETNFGEKTRVLVVGGTGSLGRRIVSACLAEGHETYVLQRPEIGVDLEKVQLLLSFKRLGAHLVEGSFSDHQSLVSAVKQVDVVVSAMSGVHFRTHNIPVQLKLVEAIKEAGSVKRFLPSEFGMDPSRMGHAMPPGSETFEQKMEVRNAIEAAGIPHTYLVGACFAAYFGGNLSQMGTLVPPKKRVDIYGDGNVKVIFVDEDDMAKYTAKTLNDPRTMNKTVYVRPADNILTHLELVQIWEKLTGKVLEKTYVSAHDFLADIEEKEIAHQAGLGHFYHIYYEGCLTDHEVRDDEEASKLYPDVKYTRMDEYLKIFL, from the exons ATGACAGAGACTaattttggcgagaaaacgCGTGTTCTAGTGGTTGGAGGGACGGGATCCTTGGGGAGGAGGATTGTAAGTGCATGTTTGGCTGAGGGACACGAGACTTACGTTCTGCAGCGGCCGGAGATCGGAGTGGACCTTGAGAAGGTGCAGCTCCTCCTCTCTTTCAAAAGACTTGGCGCACATCTCGTGGAAGGCTCATTCTCCGATCACCAGAGCCTTGTCTCTGCCGTAAAGCAAGTCGACGTGGTTGTCTCCGCCATGTCCGGCGTCCATTTCCGTACCCACAACATCCCCGTTCAACTCAAACTGGTCGAAGCCATCAAAGAGGCCGGTAGCGTCAAG CGCTTTTTACCATCAGAATTCGGAATGGATCCGTCGCGTATGGGACATGCAATGCCACCAGGAAGTGAAACATTCGAACAAAAAATGGAAGTACGAAATGCAATCGAAGCCGCGGGGATACCCCACACATACCTCGTCGGCGCTTGTTTTGCCGCATACTTCGGTGGGAATTTATCTCAAATGGGAACTTTGGTGCCTCCCAAGAAAAGAGTTGATATCTATGGAGATGGAAATGTtaaag TGATATTCGTGGATGAAGATGATATGGCAAAATATACCGCAAAGACGCTTAATGATCCCCGAACGATGAATAAAACTGTGTACGTTAGACCTGCCGACAACATTCTCACACATTTGGAACTCGTTCAAATATGGGAGAAACTAACCGGAAAAGTATTGGAGAAGACATATGTTTCAGCACACGACTTTCTTGCTGACATTGAAG AGAAGGAAATAGCGCACCAAGCGGGATTAGGACATTTCTATCACATATACTACGAAGGTTGTCTCACAGATCATGAAGTCCGAGACGACGAAGAAGCTTCTAAACTCTATCCAGACGTGAAGTACACACGCATGGatgaatatttgaaaattttcctATGA